One Parafrankia discariae DNA segment encodes these proteins:
- a CDS encoding GNAT family N-acetyltransferase, translated as MDALSSIWPIFRLVIQTPNLVLRLPVDSDLTSLARQARLLEDSSAQSYYLPWIYEPSPGMERQLVQRHWRALAHWRPESWNLQFAIYINDRPVGCQSIWANDFATIRSVGTGSWIAPPYQGKGYGTEARAAVLNLAFTYLGAEEAHSEYIEGNAASVGVSRKLGYVSNGRRRSYRDDKGVIIQNDMLLDRSAWLANHEHWPDSTVHGLAICREMFGE; from the coding sequence ATGGACGCACTTTCATCGATTTGGCCAATATTTCGGCTCGTGATTCAGACGCCGAACCTGGTGCTACGACTCCCAGTGGACAGCGACCTGACGAGCCTAGCTCGACAAGCACGCCTACTCGAAGATTCGAGTGCTCAAAGTTACTATCTGCCCTGGATCTATGAACCTTCGCCGGGTATGGAACGTCAGCTCGTTCAACGTCATTGGCGCGCTCTCGCGCACTGGAGACCGGAGAGCTGGAATCTGCAGTTCGCAATCTATATTAACGATCGGCCTGTCGGATGCCAAAGCATCTGGGCAAACGATTTTGCGACGATACGTTCCGTTGGAACGGGTTCATGGATTGCCCCGCCTTATCAGGGAAAAGGATACGGCACCGAAGCGCGTGCCGCCGTTCTCAACCTCGCCTTCACCTATCTAGGTGCAGAAGAGGCGCATTCGGAATATATCGAGGGCAACGCTGCATCGGTCGGCGTATCACGAAAGCTCGGCTATGTGTCGAACGGGCGCCGGCGCTCCTACCGGGACGACAAAGGCGTCATCATACAGAACGACATGCTGCTCGACCGTTCTGCGTGGCTGGCCAATCATGAGCATTGGCCTGATAGCACCGTTCACGGTCTAGCTATCTGTCGCGAGATGTTTGGCGAATAA